In the genome of Chryseobacterium arthrosphaerae, one region contains:
- a CDS encoding DUF305 domain-containing protein, with translation MDHSSGNEERHSAYSMYWRFALMAVVMFVAMYFIMFAMIDGFENLIPNLNNLYMTLLMVSVMMLIELWMMRRMYTHPKINRIIGVIAVILGVFSWLGIREQINIGDRQFVKGMIPHHAAALLMSEKAKLNDPDLIRLKKNILETQADEIELMKRKLKEFEKYKQDKN, from the coding sequence ATGGATCATTCTTCGGGAAATGAAGAGAGGCATTCAGCATATTCCATGTATTGGCGCTTTGCCCTCATGGCTGTGGTGATGTTTGTTGCAATGTATTTCATTATGTTTGCTATGATTGACGGTTTTGAGAATCTTATTCCGAATCTGAATAACCTGTATATGACGCTGCTGATGGTTTCCGTAATGATGCTGATCGAATTATGGATGATGAGAAGAATGTATACCCATCCGAAGATAAACCGGATCATTGGTGTAATAGCAGTTATTCTTGGTGTATTTTCATGGTTGGGAATCCGGGAGCAGATCAATATTGGCGACAGGCAGTTTGTAAAAGGAATGATCCCGCATCATGCCGCAGCGTTACTGATGTCTGAAAAAGCAAAACTTAATGACCCGGACCTGATCAGGCTGAAAAAGAATATCCTTGAAACACAAGCCGATGAAATTGAACTGATGAAGCGTAAACTTAAAGAATTCGAAAAATATAAGCAGGATAAAAACTAA
- a CDS encoding alpha/beta fold hydrolase: MKTNFLLSVLCLICFMSPAQTKIDTAEIVRIGGIRQLISIKGDNKENPVLLILHGGPGKSLTAMSDGFTDKLKKEFVVVNWDQRGTPKTEELNNSSSDLSPDLLKKDALEVVSYLIEKFRQKKIFLLSHSWGSVMGFDIAVKHPELLYAYIPVSPVIDADKSALLSVNSLKKWAAKTENNDAIRELESIKIPLRNKDDFFLAQKWLFIHNGVEGAGTEDFRKIYYKWMDTWFPVWKENAKTNLFSTVPEIQCPVYFFIGSGDNQSYYTIAEQYYQSVKAKNKKLFWFKKSGHTIFNTEPEKLQDLIIKKIKPKFYQDQRQN; this comes from the coding sequence ATGAAAACTAATTTCCTGCTTTCTGTCCTTTGTTTGATCTGCTTTATGAGTCCGGCCCAGACAAAAATTGATACTGCGGAGATTGTCCGGATTGGTGGGATCAGACAGTTGATCAGTATAAAAGGGGATAATAAGGAAAATCCTGTTCTTTTGATCCTGCATGGAGGACCTGGTAAATCACTGACAGCGATGTCTGACGGTTTTACAGATAAGCTGAAGAAAGAATTTGTAGTGGTCAACTGGGATCAGAGGGGGACCCCGAAAACAGAGGAACTCAACAACTCATCCAGTGATCTTAGCCCTGATTTACTTAAAAAAGATGCCCTGGAAGTCGTCAGCTATCTGATAGAAAAATTCCGGCAGAAGAAAATATTCCTACTCTCTCATTCCTGGGGTTCCGTCATGGGATTTGATATAGCGGTAAAACATCCTGAGCTGCTGTATGCCTATATTCCTGTCAGTCCGGTGATCGATGCTGATAAGAGTGCTCTTTTATCAGTGAACTCCCTTAAAAAATGGGCAGCAAAAACAGAAAACAATGATGCGATCAGGGAATTGGAAAGCATAAAAATACCGTTGCGTAATAAGGATGATTTTTTTCTGGCTCAGAAATGGCTCTTCATTCACAACGGAGTAGAAGGTGCAGGAACCGAAGATTTCAGGAAAATCTATTATAAATGGATGGATACCTGGTTTCCGGTCTGGAAAGAGAATGCAAAAACAAATTTATTCAGTACCGTTCCTGAGATACAATGTCCCGTTTATTTTTTCATCGGAAGCGGAGATAATCAGTCTTATTATACCATTGCCGAACAATATTATCAGTCTGTAAAAGCTAAGAATAAAAAGCTTTTTTGGTTCAAAAAATCAGGTCATACCATTTTCAACACCGAACCCGAAAAACTGCAGGATTTGATCATTAAAAAAATCAAACCAAAATTTTATCAGGATCAAAGACAGAACTGA
- the bla gene encoding class A beta-lactamase, producing MKKESIFTVLLLFLSISLFSQQKTVPDLTQQLTTLIAGKKADVGVSIIAPYKREIIQINGNRLYPMLSTVKFPIALTILHKVEKGELSLQQKLFIKKEELLEDTWSPFKKEYPEGNIEISLEDAIKWMVSYSDNNLTDILLRLIGGPEPVQKFINSKNFIIKNNEEDMHKDWQSQFINTITPNEATRLLEKFYNGKFLNKKHTQWLYMAMINNASGAKRIKGNLPKTVKVAHRTGTSFTNKEGMTGAVNDFGIIELSDKERIYIAVFVHDTYETFENAEAIIADIAKATYDYYHKK from the coding sequence ATGAAGAAGGAATCCATTTTCACAGTATTATTACTGTTTTTAAGCATATCACTTTTTTCACAGCAGAAAACAGTTCCGGATTTAACCCAACAGCTTACAACCCTTATTGCCGGGAAAAAAGCTGATGTAGGGGTTTCCATTATTGCGCCTTATAAAAGAGAAATTATCCAGATCAATGGCAACCGCCTCTACCCTATGCTCAGTACGGTAAAATTTCCTATTGCCCTTACCATTCTCCATAAGGTTGAAAAAGGAGAATTATCTTTACAGCAAAAACTTTTCATCAAGAAAGAAGAACTCTTAGAAGATACATGGAGTCCTTTCAAAAAGGAATATCCTGAAGGAAATATTGAGATCAGCCTTGAAGACGCTATAAAATGGATGGTTTCCTACAGTGACAATAACCTGACCGACATCCTGCTGAGGTTAATCGGCGGCCCGGAACCTGTGCAGAAGTTCATCAACAGCAAAAATTTTATCATTAAAAACAATGAAGAAGACATGCATAAAGACTGGCAGTCTCAGTTCATTAATACAATCACTCCCAATGAAGCTACCAGGCTGCTTGAGAAATTCTACAATGGAAAGTTCCTGAATAAAAAGCATACCCAATGGCTTTATATGGCCATGATAAATAATGCTTCCGGGGCAAAAAGGATCAAAGGAAATCTTCCGAAAACCGTGAAAGTAGCCCACCGTACAGGCACTTCGTTCACCAACAAAGAAGGTATGACAGGCGCTGTAAATGATTTTGGAATTATAGAACTTTCAGACAAGGAAAGAATATACATCGCCGTTTTTGTGCATGATACCTACGAAACATTTGAAAACGCAGAGGCCATTATTGCCGATATTGCCAAAGCAACCTATGACTACTATCACAAAAAATAA
- a CDS encoding serine hydrolase domain-containing protein has translation MTQIKPFITFALATILSASTHAQKKNSYIHKIDSIITASSPLTFNGVVLVSQKGKIKYLKSNGYKDFDKKIPLKTDDQFEIMSNTKQVTAVLILQAAEQGKLNLQTPIKKYLPSLTQSWADSVTIHHLLNHTHGITDVEKPAAFKAGSQFKYGNLSYMLLGKILKNTTGKTFIQLADSLFKKLKMEKTFVYNTRDNQSLVPGYRSENNQFEKVKESFLNDDIAPAAGVVSTVQDLARWDQALFKGQLLSPEFKKLMLTPSTTSQHNVFGKESMGFGYNVRIIKEAGLEYFGVTGLGDGFTCLNVYFPSTDTTLVILENQMPERSENWSFQEAAIKNVVLKSMTLP, from the coding sequence ATGACCCAAATAAAACCGTTCATCACCTTTGCACTTGCTACAATTCTGTCTGCCAGTACCCATGCTCAGAAAAAAAACAGCTATATCCATAAGATTGACAGTATCATAACAGCTTCTTCCCCACTCACATTCAACGGGGTGGTTCTGGTTTCGCAAAAGGGAAAAATAAAGTATCTTAAATCTAACGGCTATAAGGATTTTGATAAAAAAATTCCTTTGAAAACAGATGACCAGTTTGAAATCATGTCCAATACCAAACAGGTGACTGCCGTTTTGATCCTGCAGGCCGCTGAACAGGGAAAACTTAATCTTCAGACTCCCATCAAAAAATATCTGCCTTCTCTGACACAATCATGGGCTGATTCGGTAACGATACACCATCTGCTGAACCATACCCATGGCATTACTGACGTAGAAAAACCTGCCGCTTTCAAAGCGGGATCACAGTTTAAATATGGAAATCTTTCCTATATGCTTTTAGGGAAAATCCTTAAAAACACAACCGGAAAGACCTTTATACAACTGGCTGATTCTCTTTTCAAAAAACTGAAAATGGAGAAAACATTTGTTTATAATACAAGAGATAATCAATCATTAGTACCGGGCTACAGAAGCGAAAATAATCAGTTTGAAAAGGTAAAAGAGTCATTTCTGAATGATGATATTGCTCCCGCTGCAGGCGTAGTTTCTACAGTACAGGATCTTGCCAGGTGGGATCAGGCATTGTTTAAAGGGCAGCTATTGTCCCCGGAATTCAAAAAACTGATGCTCACTCCTTCCACCACTTCCCAGCACAATGTTTTTGGAAAAGAAAGTATGGGATTTGGCTATAATGTCAGGATCATAAAAGAAGCCGGGCTGGAATATTTCGGCGTAACCGGTCTTGGAGACGGCTTTACCTGCCTCAATGTATACTTTCCTTCTACAGATACAACTTTAGTCATCCTGGAGAATCAGATGCCGGAAAGGAGTGAAAACTGGAGCTTCCAGGAAGCAGCCATCAAAAATGTTGTACTGAAAAGTATGACTTTACCCTAG
- a CDS encoding acyltransferase family protein, whose amino-acid sequence MEKHQERWYGLDHLRAAAIILVLMYHYRAFKHPQWIDDIGRFGWTGVDLFFVLSGFLISGQLFKEIERKGRFSLKIFYIKRFFRIIPAYFFTLFLYFAFPFFREREALSPLWKFVTFTQNYGLDVIDRGTFSHAWSLCIEEQFYLFLPLLLLILAKTRLFKYLPVLLIGVITFSLMVRIVMWNQYIIPVQPDSLDFWRLWYMKIYYPTHTRLDGLGMGVLIGYLMQYSSGFKRKVHHHGNLIFISGLILLGVSLWVCNEQTSERASIFGFTLVALSYGLIVLSAVSESCFLYRSKSYITAQLAALSYAIYLSHKGIIHMTQVALDKFTVQTADNTCLILCLLACITAAVLYRILIEKPFSGIKTRILKGKEKPD is encoded by the coding sequence ATGGAAAAACATCAGGAAAGGTGGTATGGTTTGGATCATCTGAGAGCCGCAGCCATTATACTCGTATTAATGTATCATTACCGGGCTTTTAAGCATCCTCAATGGATCGATGATATCGGAAGATTCGGATGGACGGGCGTGGATCTGTTTTTTGTATTAAGCGGTTTCCTGATCTCGGGCCAGTTGTTTAAAGAGATTGAAAGGAAGGGACGTTTTAGCTTAAAGATCTTTTATATCAAACGGTTCTTCCGGATCATCCCGGCCTATTTTTTTACACTTTTCCTGTATTTTGCATTTCCTTTTTTCAGGGAGCGGGAAGCTTTATCCCCACTATGGAAATTTGTGACTTTTACCCAGAACTACGGGCTGGACGTTATTGATCGCGGTACCTTTTCGCATGCCTGGTCGCTGTGTATTGAAGAGCAGTTTTATCTTTTCCTTCCTCTGTTGCTCCTTATTTTGGCGAAAACCAGACTTTTTAAATATCTGCCTGTACTGCTCATTGGTGTAATCACTTTTTCTTTGATGGTAAGGATTGTCATGTGGAACCAATATATCATCCCTGTACAGCCTGATTCCCTGGACTTCTGGCGGTTATGGTATATGAAAATCTATTATCCTACCCATACAAGGTTAGACGGGCTTGGCATGGGAGTTCTGATCGGCTATCTGATGCAGTACTCTTCAGGGTTTAAAAGAAAGGTTCATCATCACGGAAATCTGATTTTTATCTCAGGACTGATCCTGCTGGGTGTTTCATTGTGGGTTTGTAATGAGCAGACATCAGAAAGAGCTTCAATATTCGGATTTACACTGGTAGCCTTAAGCTATGGTCTTATTGTGCTCTCTGCTGTTTCAGAATCCTGCTTCCTGTACCGGTCAAAGTCTTATATCACAGCGCAGCTGGCTGCTTTATCTTATGCCATTTATCTTTCCCACAAAGGGATTATTCATATGACACAGGTGGCACTGGATAAATTTACTGTTCAGACAGCAGATAATACATGCCTGATTTTGTGTTTGCTGGCTTGTATTACAGCAGCGGTATTATACAGGATCCTAATTGAAAAACCTTTTTCCGGAATTAAAACCCGTATTTTAAAAGGTAAAGAGAAACCTGATTGA
- a CDS encoding sensor histidine kinase: MNAQPEIHIRQNIYFQLLFWIALLVFGIARTYGEYDGVIVREMVIYNLCHWIFQIIGANFIYYILVRYLFDRKKYVAFSTGLIISLYIISVINRIFIVYLAEPFFTNLPKDSFISIFTDFKYLIFHYTFPIISGTFIFVSVMFMMRYKDEKQRTASLQKEKAELELQSLKAQLHPHFLFNTLNNIYSLSVSRSEKTSQSISQLSDILDYILYKGQKKWVSVSDEMAIIKQYITLESLRYHDSRLRLSQHISLNSANTIPPLLYLTLVENAFKHGAGKSSAPTEIRIEVETNTQQSVFIIENTCTDSHNNNERGIGLQNIRRQLQHHYQENFVFRISRENNNFKVEIITPSHYD; this comes from the coding sequence ATGAACGCCCAGCCAGAAATTCATATCAGACAGAATATCTATTTTCAGTTGCTTTTCTGGATTGCCTTATTGGTATTCGGAATAGCGAGAACTTATGGGGAATATGACGGAGTTATTGTCAGGGAAATGGTGATCTACAATCTATGCCACTGGATTTTCCAGATCATCGGGGCCAATTTTATATATTATATTCTGGTCCGTTATCTTTTTGACCGGAAAAAATATGTAGCGTTTTCAACAGGTCTTATCATCAGTCTTTATATTATTTCGGTGATCAACAGGATCTTTATTGTTTATCTTGCCGAACCTTTTTTCACAAACCTGCCTAAAGACAGTTTCATCAGTATTTTCACAGATTTCAAATATCTTATATTCCATTATACTTTTCCCATTATCAGCGGAACTTTTATATTCGTTTCAGTGATGTTTATGATGCGTTACAAAGATGAAAAACAACGCACAGCCAGCTTACAGAAAGAAAAGGCAGAACTTGAGCTGCAATCCCTGAAGGCACAGCTTCACCCCCATTTTCTTTTCAATACGCTGAATAACATCTATTCTCTTTCTGTGAGCCGGTCTGAGAAAACCTCCCAATCCATCAGCCAGCTTTCTGATATCCTGGATTATATTTTATACAAAGGCCAGAAAAAATGGGTTTCTGTTTCTGATGAAATGGCTATTATAAAACAGTATATCACTCTGGAAAGCCTTCGCTATCATGACAGCAGGCTCAGGCTTAGCCAACATATCTCCCTGAATTCTGCCAATACGATACCGCCGTTGCTGTATCTTACTTTGGTTGAAAATGCTTTCAAACATGGTGCAGGGAAAAGTTCAGCCCCTACAGAAATAAGAATCGAAGTGGAAACCAATACCCAACAATCTGTTTTTATAATTGAAAATACCTGTACAGACAGCCACAACAACAATGAAAGAGGAATTGGTCTCCAGAATATCAGGCGGCAGCTGCAACATCATTACCAGGAAAATTTTGTTTTCAGAATTTCCAGGGAAAATAATAATTTTAAAGTTGAAATAATTACCCCTTCACACTATGATTAA
- a CDS encoding LytR/AlgR family response regulator transcription factor yields MIKCIIVDDEPLAATLLENHISRIDDLKLIGKAADALEAYKILQNQSVDLMFLDIQMPHLNGIDFLKSLSQKPKTIFTTAYRDFAIEGFELEAVDYLLKPVTFERFFRSVERILRNTTGTQEEFMIVRNEGLHRKLPLSDIIYFESQGNDVKIVLANQENSISKTKITDLETALSGKGFVRVHRSFIINMQFVTAFSHHEVMLGIHQIPVGRSYKQEYDSFTASLLKNRLL; encoded by the coding sequence ATGATTAAGTGCATCATTGTAGACGACGAACCTTTAGCTGCCACATTATTGGAAAATCATATTTCCAGGATTGATGATCTGAAACTGATCGGGAAAGCTGCAGATGCGCTGGAAGCCTATAAAATACTTCAGAATCAATCCGTAGATCTTATGTTTCTTGATATTCAGATGCCCCATCTGAACGGGATTGATTTTCTTAAATCATTATCTCAAAAGCCGAAAACCATTTTTACCACCGCCTATCGTGATTTTGCTATCGAAGGTTTTGAGCTGGAAGCTGTGGATTATCTTCTGAAACCTGTTACTTTTGAACGCTTTTTCAGGTCTGTAGAGCGCATTCTCAGAAACACAACAGGAACTCAGGAAGAATTCATGATCGTCAGAAATGAAGGGCTGCACAGAAAGTTGCCTCTTTCCGATATTATTTATTTTGAAAGCCAGGGTAATGATGTCAAAATTGTTCTGGCCAATCAGGAAAACAGTATTTCTAAAACCAAAATAACAGATCTTGAAACGGCACTATCCGGGAAAGGTTTTGTTAGGGTTCACAGGTCTTTTATCATCAACATGCAATTTGTGACGGCATTCAGTCATCATGAAGTGATGCTGGGCATTCACCAGATCCCTGTCGGAAGAAGTTATAAACAAGAATATGATTCTTTTACCGCTTCCCTTTTAAAGAATCGTCTGCTATGA
- a CDS encoding ABC transporter ATP-binding protein, which produces MPLQIINLTKKFGEQTALDTINISIDKNEIIGLLGPNGAGKSTLMKSIVGALKVDQGEIIFNGLNISDHQIESKKKIGFLPENNPLYLEMYVKEYLQFVANIHKISESRVDEVIELVGITPEKSKKISQLSKGYKQRVGLAQAIIHQPDLLILDEPTNGLDPNQILEIRNVVKEIGQQKTVLLSTHIMQEVEALCSRVILIHKGNILQDCPIDEFKGKFDSLEEAFASYTATQK; this is translated from the coding sequence ATGCCGCTTCAGATAATCAACCTAACCAAAAAATTTGGTGAACAGACTGCCTTGGATACGATCAATATTTCTATCGATAAAAATGAGATCATCGGTCTGCTTGGTCCCAACGGAGCAGGAAAATCTACCCTGATGAAATCTATTGTCGGCGCATTGAAAGTGGACCAGGGAGAGATCATCTTTAACGGGTTGAATATTTCAGACCATCAGATTGAAAGCAAGAAAAAAATAGGATTTCTTCCGGAAAACAATCCGCTTTATCTGGAAATGTATGTGAAAGAATACCTTCAGTTTGTCGCCAATATTCATAAAATCTCTGAATCCAGAGTAGATGAGGTGATTGAGCTGGTAGGCATCACTCCGGAAAAATCAAAAAAAATAAGCCAGCTTTCCAAAGGATATAAGCAGCGTGTAGGGCTGGCACAAGCCATTATCCATCAGCCGGATCTTTTGATTCTGGATGAACCTACCAACGGGCTGGATCCCAACCAGATCCTTGAGATCAGAAATGTAGTGAAAGAAATAGGCCAGCAGAAAACGGTTTTACTGTCTACACATATTATGCAGGAAGTGGAAGCGCTCTGCTCACGGGTCATTCTGATACATAAAGGAAATATTCTGCAGGATTGCCCTATTGATGAATTTAAAGGAAAATTTGACAGTCTGGAAGAAGCTTTTGCAAGTTATACGGCAACGCAGAAATAA
- a CDS encoding patatin-like phospholipase family protein produces MNFEKVGLVLSGGGTKGIAHAGVLKFLREKNIEIDILSCCSAGSIVGCLHAIGKTPDEIMEFFNSVYFFNWKHFTFNQPGLVSSIIFRNYLKPVFHDMKLGDLDIEVKIVATELVSGTQKIFDKDFEIVDAIIASCSIPGITTPYIIGDEMYCDGGVLNNFPADIIRDECDRLIGVFVSPPNEAKIKDLNSIKAIVSRSYDLLSYRIERGKFDYCDWFISSQKLSSYGTFERKKERLEEIFTIGYKAAEESYESSRFLTELRQSGT; encoded by the coding sequence ATGAATTTTGAGAAAGTAGGACTTGTTTTATCAGGAGGCGGTACCAAAGGAATCGCCCATGCAGGAGTATTAAAATTCTTACGGGAAAAAAACATTGAAATTGATATCCTTTCCTGCTGCAGTGCCGGATCTATTGTAGGTTGTCTGCATGCCATAGGAAAAACTCCCGATGAAATTATGGAGTTTTTCAATTCGGTATATTTTTTCAACTGGAAACATTTTACATTCAATCAGCCGGGGTTGGTTTCTTCCATTATTTTCAGAAATTATCTTAAACCTGTTTTTCATGACATGAAACTGGGCGATCTGGATATAGAGGTGAAAATAGTAGCTACAGAATTGGTTTCCGGAACGCAGAAGATTTTCGATAAAGATTTTGAGATCGTTGATGCCATCATTGCATCCTGTTCCATTCCGGGTATTACCACACCTTATATTATTGGGGACGAAATGTATTGTGACGGGGGAGTACTGAACAACTTTCCGGCAGATATCATCCGGGATGAGTGTGACAGGCTGATAGGTGTTTTTGTATCCCCGCCAAACGAAGCAAAGATTAAAGATCTGAACTCCATCAAAGCAATTGTATCACGCTCTTACGACCTTCTTTCCTACAGGATCGAACGGGGAAAATTTGATTATTGTGACTGGTTCATCTCTTCTCAGAAATTATCCTCTTACGGAACCTTTGAACGCAAGAAAGAACGTTTGGAAGAGATCTTTACTATCGGATATAAAGCAGCTGAAGAAAGCTATGAATCCAGCCGTTTCCTTACAGAACTCAGACAGTCCGGAACATAA
- the lpdA gene encoding dihydrolipoyl dehydrogenase, protein MNYDIIVIGSGPGGYVTAIRAAQLGFKTAIIEKENLGGICLNWGCIPTKALLKSAQVFHYINHAEDYGLNKVEASFEFPNVIQRSRGVASKMSKGIEFLMKKNKIDVILGTAKVQKGKKVSVTDKDGKVVEYTASHIIIATGARSRELPNLPQDGKKVIGYRQALSLPEQPKSMIVVGSGAIGVEFADFYNTMGTKVTVVEFMPNIVPVEDEEISKHLEKSLKKSGIEIMTNASVESVDTTGEGVKANVKTANGNITLEADILLSAVGIAANIENIGLEEVGIQTDKGRVLVNEWYETSVPGYYAIGDIIPTQALAHVASAEGITCVEKIKGMHVEKIDYGNIPGCTYCHPEVASVGLTEKQAKEKGYEIKVGKFPLSASGKATANGNTDGFIKVIFDAKYGEWLGCHMIGEGVTDMVAEAVVARKLETTGHEIIKSIHPHPTVSEAIMEAAAAAYGEVIHI, encoded by the coding sequence ATGAATTACGATATTATTGTCATTGGAAGTGGTCCTGGTGGATACGTTACTGCGATCAGAGCAGCTCAGTTGGGTTTCAAAACCGCAATTATCGAGAAGGAAAATTTAGGGGGAATCTGCCTTAACTGGGGATGTATTCCAACTAAGGCTTTATTGAAATCTGCTCAGGTTTTTCATTATATCAACCATGCTGAAGATTATGGTTTGAATAAGGTGGAGGCCAGCTTTGAATTCCCGAATGTAATTCAGAGAAGCCGTGGTGTGGCCAGCAAAATGAGCAAAGGAATCGAGTTCTTGATGAAAAAGAACAAGATTGACGTAATTCTTGGTACTGCAAAAGTACAGAAAGGTAAAAAAGTTTCTGTTACAGATAAAGACGGTAAAGTAGTTGAATATACTGCGAGCCACATTATCATTGCTACAGGAGCTCGTTCAAGAGAATTGCCGAACTTACCGCAGGATGGTAAAAAAGTAATCGGATACAGACAGGCATTATCTCTTCCTGAGCAGCCGAAATCTATGATCGTTGTAGGTTCTGGAGCTATCGGGGTAGAATTTGCCGATTTTTATAACACAATGGGAACGAAAGTAACTGTTGTTGAATTTATGCCAAACATCGTTCCTGTAGAAGACGAAGAAATCTCTAAACACCTGGAGAAATCTTTGAAAAAATCAGGAATCGAAATTATGACCAACGCTTCTGTAGAAAGCGTAGATACAACAGGAGAAGGCGTAAAAGCCAACGTTAAAACTGCTAACGGAAACATCACTCTTGAAGCTGATATCTTATTATCTGCTGTAGGTATTGCTGCCAACATCGAAAACATCGGTTTAGAAGAAGTAGGAATCCAGACAGACAAAGGAAGAGTATTGGTAAACGAATGGTACGAAACTTCAGTACCAGGTTACTACGCTATCGGTGATATCATTCCTACCCAGGCATTGGCTCACGTTGCTTCTGCTGAAGGAATTACCTGTGTAGAGAAAATCAAAGGAATGCACGTTGAGAAAATCGACTACGGCAATATCCCTGGATGTACGTACTGCCACCCTGAAGTAGCTTCTGTAGGTCTTACAGAAAAGCAGGCTAAAGAAAAAGGATACGAGATCAAAGTGGGTAAATTCCCTCTTTCTGCAAGTGGTAAAGCTACTGCAAACGGAAATACAGACGGATTTATCAAAGTGATCTTTGATGCCAAATACGGTGAGTGGTTAGGATGCCACATGATCGGGGAAGGTGTTACAGATATGGTTGCTGAAGCTGTTGTAGCCAGAAAACTGGAAACTACAGGTCATGAGATCATCAAATCGATCCACCCGCACCCAACAGTTTCTGAAGCCATCATGGAAGCTGCTGCTGCTGCTTACGGTGAGGTAATTCACATCTAA
- a CDS encoding alpha-L-fucosidase, translating to MLIRTKTGLLFLSFLTGSVLFSQAHNVSEGYQKPADPLVVQNLEQWQDLKFGLFMHWGTYSQWGIVESWSLCPEDESWTQRKPEHGKSYDEYVKNYENLQTTFNPVQFNPQKWADAVKKAGMKYVVFTTKHHDGFAMFDTKESDYKITSPKTPFSKNPKADVTREVFNTFRQNGFKIGAYFSKPDWHSDDYWWPYFPPKDRNVNYDPKKYPERWENFKKFTFNQLNEITSNYGKIDILWLDGGWVRPFHTIDPKVEWQRTIRTEQDIDMDKIGTMARKNQPGIIIVDRTVPGKWENYVTPEQAVPEHALPIPWESCITMGDSFSYVPGDHYKTSQKIIETLVKIISRGGNYLMNIAPGPDGDYDAVVYERLKEISGWMDQNQSAVFATRSVAPYHEGDFYYTRSKDGHTLNVFHLNEKSEYQAPAELTFMLPEKFNPKSLNILGLSKVHWKKSGNSITVQLPENRKNLKYAAVIQLKQ from the coding sequence ATGCTAATCCGCACAAAAACAGGCTTACTTTTTTTATCATTTCTTACAGGTTCAGTGCTGTTCTCACAGGCGCATAACGTATCAGAAGGATATCAGAAACCTGCGGACCCCCTTGTTGTTCAGAATCTGGAACAGTGGCAGGATCTCAAGTTCGGTCTGTTTATGCATTGGGGAACCTACAGCCAGTGGGGAATCGTTGAAAGCTGGAGCTTGTGCCCGGAAGATGAATCCTGGACACAAAGAAAACCTGAGCATGGAAAATCCTATGATGAGTACGTAAAAAACTATGAAAATCTTCAGACTACCTTTAATCCCGTTCAGTTCAATCCACAGAAATGGGCCGATGCCGTGAAAAAAGCAGGAATGAAGTACGTCGTCTTTACCACAAAGCACCATGATGGCTTTGCGATGTTTGATACCAAAGAATCCGATTATAAAATCACCTCTCCCAAAACACCTTTCTCAAAAAATCCGAAAGCAGACGTGACCAGGGAGGTGTTCAATACCTTCAGACAGAACGGCTTTAAAATCGGGGCTTATTTTTCAAAACCGGACTGGCATTCCGATGATTACTGGTGGCCTTACTTTCCGCCGAAAGACAGAAACGTCAATTATGATCCTAAGAAATATCCCGAACGATGGGAAAACTTTAAAAAATTCACATTCAATCAGCTGAATGAAATTACCTCCAACTATGGTAAAATAGACATCCTCTGGCTGGATGGAGGCTGGGTACGCCCTTTTCACACCATTGATCCGAAAGTAGAATGGCAGCGCACCATCAGGACAGAGCAGGATATCGACATGGATAAAATAGGAACAATGGCCAGGAAAAATCAGCCGGGAATCATTATTGTAGACCGCACCGTTCCCGGAAAATGGGAAAATTATGTGACACCTGAACAGGCCGTTCCTGAGCATGCACTTCCCATTCCGTGGGAAAGCTGTATCACAATGGGGGATTCTTTTTCTTATGTTCCCGGCGATCATTACAAAACCTCACAAAAAATCATTGAAACATTGGTGAAAATCATTTCAAGGGGCGGAAATTACCTGATGAATATTGCACCGGGTCCTGATGGTGACTATGATGCGGTAGTATACGAAAGATTGAAAGAGATTTCAGGCTGGATGGATCAGAATCAGTCTGCGGTATTTGCAACAAGAAGCGTTGCCCCCTATCATGAAGGTGATTTCTATTATACCCGGAGCAAAGATGGCCATACACTCAATGTCTTTCATCTTAACGAAAAGTCAGAATATCAGGCACCTGCAGAGCTAACCTTTATGCTTCCGGAAAAATTTAATCCAAAATCACTGAACATTTTAGGACTTTCCAAAGTTCACTGGAAAAAATCAGGGAATAGCATCACAGTGCAGCTTCCGGAAAACAGGAAGAACCTGAAATATGCTGCTGTAATTCAATTGAAACAGTAA